CCAGACAGTTTGTAAATCAGCCACGTATCGATTGTGCCGAACATCAAATCTCCATTTTCAGCTTTTTCCCGTGCTCCATCTACATGATCAAGTATCCATTTCACTTTCGTACCTGCAAAATAAGGATCTAACAATAGACCGGTTTTATCACGGAATGTGTCATTCAAACCTTGCTCGCGGAGTTCATTACAAATACTCTGGGTCTGACGAGACTGCCATACAATCGCTTTATAGATCGGCTTCCCTGTATTTCGATCCCAAACCACCGTTGTTTCCCGCTGGTTCGTAATGCCAATTCCTGCCACCTGCCCTGGGTCAATATCGGCTCTTCTAAGTACATCCGCTATACAGGCGAGTACCGAAGTCCAAATTTCGTTAGCGTCGTGTTCAACCCAGCCTGGTTTAGGAAAGTGCTGTTCAAATTCTTTCTGACCAGTTTCTACAATTTCACCTTTATGGTTGAATAAGATAGCACGTGAACTCGTAGTTCCCTGATCAATCGATAAGATGTATTTTTCCATCGTTTATAATTCCTCCTCTAATTATTAAGTATTAAGTAGTTTGGACTTTCTTCAGCTCGATCCTCATGGATGAAATAAGCAAGGTTACTATAATTACAGATAGCACCCAAAATCCTGCCGTGTAACTTCCTTTAAATATGGCCTGGTAAAATAAACCTCCATACACGCCTCCGATAATCGGACCAAGTACAGGCACCCATGAATAACTCCAATCAGATCCGCCTTTACCCGGAATAGGTAGAACAGCGTGAGCTATTCTTGGACCTAAATCACGCGCGGGGTTAATTGCATAGCCGGTTGTAGCTCCAAGAGACATACCAATCGCTACAATTAACAAGCCAACAATTATGGGATTTAGACCTTCAGTAAATTCGTTTGCACCAATGAACAAAATCCCCATCACTAGTACGAAGGTTCCAATTATTTCACTAATCAAATTGGAAATTGGGCTCCTGATCGCTGGATCTGTGCAAAAAATAGATTTAATAGCCAATTGGTCTTCTGTATCTTTCCAATGAGGGATGTAATGAAAGAATACAATGACTGCGCCGATAAAAGCGCCTATCACCTGAGCTGTAATATACATTGGCACCTTTTGCCATGGAAAATCTCCAACGGATGCCAGGCCAAGCGTAACGGCAGGATTAATATGTCCACCGGTCAAGTTTCCTACGGCATAAACACCCATGGCTACAGCCAGTCCCCATGCTACCGTAATAAGAACCCATCCTCCGTCTGCCTTCGTATCTTTCAAGTTGGCACCGGCAATAACGCCACCGCCAAGAATGATAAGTATCATCGTTCCAATCAGTTCACCCATGAACTCAGTCAATAATCTTCTCTCCTTCCTGTTAGTTAGCCGTTCTTACATAGAAAAAACCACACAAACTAATCGCTTCTAGCTGAAAGCGTTTGTGTGGCTTCGTCAGTTTCGATCACGAAAGGACTAAAGTTTATCTTTGCTTATATTGCCATAAACCAGAACGTGAAGTTGAAACTGCTGAAGCCCCCGCTTCAAGAGCTCGATCGATCTCATCATTCGTTCGAATCAAACCGCCCGCAATAACAGGCATGTCCAATTGATCTTTAATCTCTTTTATCATTCCCGGTAATACCCCAGGTAAAACTTCCACAAAATCAGGCTTTGTTTTCTGGATGATTGTTATATTATGGTCAATAGCCTGGCTGTCTATTAGAAATAATCGCTGAACAGATATAAGATCGTGCTTTTTAGCCTGATGGATTACATTGGTCCTTGTTGAGATCACACCATCGGGTTTAACTTCCTGGGCTACATACTCCATTCCATAATCATCCGCTTTCAATCCTTGAATTAAGTCGACGTGTACAAGTACTTTTTTCCCAGCTTTTTGTCCGATTCTTACCAGTTTTCGAAGTAATCCTAAGCGGCTGTCCAGGAGAATTATATATTCCGTTTCACTATCTAATAAAGCTTCAAAATCTTTAATCTTTCGAACAGCCGGCAGGACAGATTGATGAATAGTCATCAGTTCACCTCATTTCTTTTAAGAACCTTCGATAAATGATGCTGTTGATTCCCAAAATAGGTTAGGGATTCATTCCTTTTCCCTTTAGGATGAAGAACTAGGGAAAGTGGGACTCCATATTTATCAGGAACTACGCTTGCCGGGATCCATTTAGGACTGAATCGGATTCCTTACGCTTGTCCATCTCTTCCTTCGTATAAATTACTTTCATTGGATTACCTCCAACAAAAGTTCCAGCAGGCACGTCCTTATGAACCAGCGTACCTGCGGAGACAACTGCTTGATCTCCTATGGTAATACCCGGGAGAATCGTCGTATTGGCCCCAATCAGTACTTCATCCC
The Halobacillus halophilus DSM 2266 DNA segment above includes these coding regions:
- a CDS encoding MIP/aquaporin family protein gives rise to the protein MTEFMGELIGTMILIILGGGVIAGANLKDTKADGGWVLITVAWGLAVAMGVYAVGNLTGGHINPAVTLGLASVGDFPWQKVPMYITAQVIGAFIGAVIVFFHYIPHWKDTEDQLAIKSIFCTDPAIRSPISNLISEIIGTFVLVMGILFIGANEFTEGLNPIIVGLLIVAIGMSLGATTGYAINPARDLGPRIAHAVLPIPGKGGSDWSYSWVPVLGPIIGGVYGGLFYQAIFKGSYTAGFWVLSVIIVTLLISSMRIELKKVQTT
- a CDS encoding glycerol-3-phosphate responsive antiterminator, whose product is MTIHQSVLPAVRKIKDFEALLDSETEYIILLDSRLGLLRKLVRIGQKAGKKVLVHVDLIQGLKADDYGMEYVAQEVKPDGVISTRTNVIHQAKKHDLISVQRLFLIDSQAIDHNITIIQKTKPDFVEVLPGVLPGMIKEIKDQLDMPVIAGGLIRTNDEIDRALEAGASAVSTSRSGLWQYKQR